CATATTATTTCTTATTACTATAGTAAACGTTTTCTGCTGAAAAATCAACATTTAATAGTAAAAAAATATTTTTTCTGCAAAACGCTTGACATATCTCTGAATCATGGTAAAATAATATTCGTAAAGGTGATAAAATCGCTTTCAAAAAGTTTTACAATATTTTTATAAGGAGATTTTTGCAAATGAACAATACTGAAATTGCAAAAAAGGTCATCGAAGCCTTGGGTGGACGTGAGAACGTTAACAGTGTAGCCCACTGTGCGACTCGTCTGCGCGTAATGGTTAAAGATGAAGGAAAGATCGACAAAAATACTGTCGAGAATTTAGAAAAAGTTCAGGGTGCTTTCTTTAACTCAGGCCAATACCAAATCATCTTTGGTACCGGTACGGTTAATAAAATTTATGACGAAGTTGTAGCACTTGGCTTGCCAACTTCATCAAAAGATGACATGAAAGCTGAAGCTGCTAAGCAAGGGAATTGGTTCCAACGCGCCATCCGTACATTCGGTGACGTATTTGTACCAATCATCCCAGTTATCGTAGCGACTGGTCTCTTCATGGGGGTTCGCGGGCTATTGACTGCCCTTGGTATGACACTTCCAGATGATGTAACGACCTATACTCAAATCTTAACAGATACAGCCTTCATTATCCTACCAGGTTTGGTAGTTTGGTCAACCTTCCGTGTATTCGGTGGAAATCCAGCCGTTGGTATCGTTCTTGGTATGATGCTTGTTTCAGGCTCACTTCCAAATGCTTGGGCTGTTGCTTCTGGTGGTGAAGTGACTGCAATGAAATTCTTCGGCTTCATCCCAGTCGTTGGTTTGCAAGGTTCTGTTCTTCCAGCCTTCATTATCGGGGTTGTCGGAGCTAAGTTTGAAAAAGCTGTCCGTAAGGTTGTTCCAGATGTCTTGGATCTTTTGGTCACGCCATTTGTAACCCTTTTGGTGATGTCAATTCTTGGACTTTTCGTGATTGGACCAGTCTTCCACGTTGTTGAAAACTACATCCTTATTGGTACAAAAGCTATTCTTGGTTTGCCATTCGGTCTAGGTGGTTTGCTGATCGGTGGAGTTCACCAATTGATTGTCGTATCAGGTGTTCACCATATCTTCAATTTGCTTGAAGTACAATTGCTTGCAGCTGACCATGCTAACCCATTCAACGCTATCATCACAGCTGCTATGACAGCTCAAGGTGCTGCAACCGTTGCTGTTGGTGTCAAAACTAAAAATCCTAAACTTAAAACTCTCGCATTCCCAGCCGCTCTTTCTGCCTTCCTTGGTATTACAGAGCCTGCTATCTTCGGGGTTAACTTGCGTTACCGCAAACCATTCTTCCTTTCATTGATCGCTGGTGCTGTCGGTGGTGGCTTGGCTTCTATCCTTGGTCTTGCTGGTACTGGTAATGGTATCACCATCATCCCAGGTACAATGCTTTACATTGGTAATGGACAACTCTTCCAATATCTCTTCATGGTAGCTGTATCATTTGCTCTTGGTTTTGCCCTTACTTACATGTTTGGTTACGAAGATGAAGCTGAGGTTGCTACGAATGCTACTACAGAGCGTCTTGTCGAAGAAGAAACAACTGGTAATGTTCCAGCGGCTCTCCAAGATGAAACAATCATTTCTCCAATCGTTGGTAGTGCAGTTGCTTTGAGCGATGTAAATGATCCTGTTTTCTCAAGTGGAGCTATGGGTCAAGGGATTGCGATCAAACCAACTGAAGGTGTCGTTTATGCCCCAGCTGATGCAGAAGTGACAATTGCTTTTGCGACAGGCCATGCTTATGGTTTGAAGACAGCTAATGGTGCTGAAATCCTGATCCACGTTGGTATTGACACAGTGTCTATGAATGGCGAAGGATTTGATCAAAAAGTTTCTCAAGGTTCTAAGGTAAAAGCTGGCGATATTATTGGAACTTTTGATTCAGCTAAAATCGCAGCAGCTGGTCTGGATGACACGACTATGGTTATCGTGACTAACACAGCTGACTATGCTTCTGTGACTCCAGTAGCAGAAGGAACTGTTGCTAAAGGCGATGCGATTATTGAAGTGAAAGCTTAATCTTAGCTATAGAAAGTCAACAAAGGAAAACGAACAACTTATGTTTGTTCGTTTTTTACTTGAGTGCTAAGATTTACAGAGGAAAATCTAAAATATAGAGCCATTTCCAATATGGAAATATGCTATAATGGAGTATAAAGAATACAAGAGGTGTTTGAAATGACAAAATTGTACGGAAGTTTAGAAGCCGGTGGAACGAAGTTTATCTGTGCTGTGGGTGATGAAAATTTTAATGTTGTAGAAAAAACACAGTTTCCTACGACCACGCCGATTGAGACGTTAGATAAAACGGTTGAGTTTTTCTCTCGTTTTGATAATTTAGCAGGTCTGGCAGTGGGCTCTTTCGGTCCTATTGATATTGATCCTAATTCAAAAACATATGGCTACATTACGACAACTCCAAAACCACATTGGGCAAATGTAGACATCGTAGGAGCGCTTCGTCGTGCTTTGAATGTGCCTATTTACTTTACGACAGATGTCAACAGCTCAGCTTATGGTGAAGTTGTAGCCCGTAACAATGCTGGTGGTCGCATTGAAAATCTGGTTTATTATACGATTGGAACAGGGATTGGTGCTGGTGCTATCCAACGTGGTGAATTTGTTGGGGGTACAGGCCATCCAGAGATGGGACACTACTATGTAGCTCAGCACCCAATGGATGTGGAAAAAGGCTTTAATGGCGTCTGTCCTTTCCACAAGGGTTGTTTGGAAGGCTTAGCAGCTGGCCCTAGCTTAGAAGCGCGGACGGGTGTGCGTGGTGAAAACATCGAGCTCAATAACTCTGTTTGGGATATTCAGGCTTACTATATTGCGCAGGCAGCTATTCAAGCGACGGTGACTTTCCGTCCGGATGTCATTGTCTTTGGTGGTGGTGTGATGGCGCAGCAGCACATGTTAGACCGTGTCCGTGAAAAATTCACTGTCCTGCTCAACGG
Above is a window of Streptococcus cristatus ATCC 51100 DNA encoding:
- a CDS encoding sucrose-specific PTS transporter subunit IIBC, producing MNNTEIAKKVIEALGGRENVNSVAHCATRLRVMVKDEGKIDKNTVENLEKVQGAFFNSGQYQIIFGTGTVNKIYDEVVALGLPTSSKDDMKAEAAKQGNWFQRAIRTFGDVFVPIIPVIVATGLFMGVRGLLTALGMTLPDDVTTYTQILTDTAFIILPGLVVWSTFRVFGGNPAVGIVLGMMLVSGSLPNAWAVASGGEVTAMKFFGFIPVVGLQGSVLPAFIIGVVGAKFEKAVRKVVPDVLDLLVTPFVTLLVMSILGLFVIGPVFHVVENYILIGTKAILGLPFGLGGLLIGGVHQLIVVSGVHHIFNLLEVQLLAADHANPFNAIITAAMTAQGAATVAVGVKTKNPKLKTLAFPAALSAFLGITEPAIFGVNLRYRKPFFLSLIAGAVGGGLASILGLAGTGNGITIIPGTMLYIGNGQLFQYLFMVAVSFALGFALTYMFGYEDEAEVATNATTERLVEEETTGNVPAALQDETIISPIVGSAVALSDVNDPVFSSGAMGQGIAIKPTEGVVYAPADAEVTIAFATGHAYGLKTANGAEILIHVGIDTVSMNGEGFDQKVSQGSKVKAGDIIGTFDSAKIAAAGLDDTTMVIVTNTADYASVTPVAEGTVAKGDAIIEVKA
- the scrK gene encoding fructokinase ScrK, which translates into the protein MTKLYGSLEAGGTKFICAVGDENFNVVEKTQFPTTTPIETLDKTVEFFSRFDNLAGLAVGSFGPIDIDPNSKTYGYITTTPKPHWANVDIVGALRRALNVPIYFTTDVNSSAYGEVVARNNAGGRIENLVYYTIGTGIGAGAIQRGEFVGGTGHPEMGHYYVAQHPMDVEKGFNGVCPFHKGCLEGLAAGPSLEARTGVRGENIELNNSVWDIQAYYIAQAAIQATVTFRPDVIVFGGGVMAQQHMLDRVREKFTVLLNGYLPVPDVRDYIVTPAVAGNGSATLGNFVLAKDISERYAK